A segment of the Candidatus Sumerlaea chitinivorans genome:
GTTTGAAGGTTGGCACCGCGATCTGGGCTCTGCCCGTGCCGAGGCAAAACAGCGCCAAGTGCCATTATTGATTGTGTTTGTTCACGAAGGGTGCCCTGTCTGCACGGAACTCGAATCCCACTTGGCGAAGAGTCGCGCCCGACAGGCCCTTGCGCCCCTCGCAAAAGTGGTGCTCGAGTTTATGGAAAACCGTGGTCTTGCTGCCCGCTATGGGGTGGACGCAACCCCAACTATTCTCGTCTACTGCCCATCTGGGGAGTGCATCTATCGCTACGAAGGATCTCTTTCGTCGGCAGGATTGGCTGCGCTTGCTCGTAGGGCTTTAGCATCCTGCTCCCGAACAGAGGCAGGTGAAGCTGATCGCACGAAATCGAATCCAGCATCCCCCACGCAAGCGCTGGGTGCCGCCAAGAGTGGCACTAGGTCAACTGTCTCCGAGACTCTCCGCGAGTTGCGAGCCCGTCTCTCCCGCGCGCCGCGCCACCGGATTGAGCAAAAAGACCCTTCAAGCGCTACTCTGCGGTACGTTCATTATAAAACCCACGGCATTCAACTTACCCTGAAACGGACAAGATGAATAAGGTCCGAGGCTCAGCGTTCCACGGGATACCCACGCGCGATCCACTCAGAAATGCCGCCCCGTACGTTTATGGGTCGTGCAAAACCAGCTTGCTTGAGGATTTGACAGGCACGGGCACTCCGCCCACCCTTTGCACAGTGGACGATGACTGTTTTATCGCGATAGGACTCAAGCTCCGAAAGTCGCTCCGGGAGAGTCCCCAACGGGATGAGCATCGCGCCATCAATGCGCGCCTGCGCATGTTCCTCTGGATTTCGACAGTCCACAAGAACGAAATCTCCCCCTTCGCGTAGGCGCTCAGCAAGCTCGTCCACTGTAATTTCTTCGATGCCTGTCATGGTTGCATGTCCTCCTGAACAGAAGTGTTCGTAGTCGATCAACTTGCGGATTGTTGGCTTTTCGCCACAGACTGGGCAGTCGCGGTTGCGCTTTAGCGCAATGGTACGAAAACTCATCGCCAGTGCGTCGTACAACAAGAGACGCCCCACAAGCGGGGTACCGATGCCAAGCAGTAGCTTGATGGTCTCCGTCGCTTGTACCACACCGATCAGGCCGGGCAGCACGCCCAGCACACCCGCCTCCGCACAACTGGGCACGGCGCCGGGAGGTGGCGGCTCTGGGAAAAGGCAGCGGTAGCATGGCCCCCGCGTGGCATCGAAGACCGAGGCCTGCCCTTCGAAACGAAAGAGCGCACCGTAGACGTTGGGCTTTTTTAGCAAGACACAGGCGTCGTTCGAGAGATAGCGCGTGGGGAAATTGTCTGACCCATCTACGATGACATCATAATCCGCCAAAATCTCCATCGCGTTTTGGCTCGTGAGGCGAGTTTCATGTAGACGCACTTGAACATCGGGATTGAGCTCGGTGATCCTCTCGCGAGCGCTCTCGAGCTTGGACTTGCCCACGTTGCGTGTGCTGTGAAGCACTTGCCGTTGAAGGTTCGACTCCTCCACAACGTCGCTATCCACCAAACCAAGAGTGCCCACGCCAGCTGCAGCAAGGTAGAGCGCCGCCGGACTCCCGAGCCCCCCCACACCGAGGATCAGCACTTTGCTGGCAAGTAGCTTTTCCTGACCTTGCTCACCAATCTGAGGTAGGAGCAAATGCCGGAGATACCGTTCGCGCTGTTGAGCCGTAAGTCCCATCGGTCAAGAAACGTTACTAATTGTGTTCGTGTTTATTTCGTGAGAGGGCAAGCCACCTGAATTGAGGACAGCCGATGCGAGCACGGCCTCGTCTCCCACCATATTTGCGACGTGCGACAAAACCAACTCTCTGCGAGAGGAAGCCACGCTCCTGCCAGGCCACCTCCCCTTCATGGGGCCGCAGAACAATCACCCAATTCCTTTTCTGGATGAGCAACAGGAATGTCTGCTGCAACACTTTTGGTGTGCCATGGTTTTCTCGCGCGAATGGCTACTCCACTGTTACGCTTTTCGCAAGGTTCCGTGGCTGATCCACATCCTTGCCCCGGGCGACTGCCACGTAATACGCAAGAAGTTGCAGAGGTATCACCGTAAGCACTGGCATAAGGTAATGCGGGGCATCGGGAACCACGAGCAGTCGCTCGGACTGAGCAGCGAGTTCATCGTCGGCCGCATTGCCAACCGCGAAGACGCGCCCTCGTCGCGCTCGGATTTCCTGTACGTTACTCAGTATCTTTTCACGGATCTCGTCGCGTGGGGCGACGACAACCACCGGCATGTTTTCGTCAATGAGCG
Coding sequences within it:
- a CDS encoding Sulfur carrier protein adenylyltransferase ThiF — translated: MGLTAQQRERYLRHLLLPQIGEQGQEKLLASKVLILGVGGLGSPAALYLAAAGVGTLGLVDSDVVEESNLQRQVLHSTRNVGKSKLESARERITELNPDVQVRLHETRLTSQNAMEILADYDVIVDGSDNFPTRYLSNDACVLLKKPNVYGALFRFEGQASVFDATRGPCYRCLFPEPPPPGAVPSCAEAGVLGVLPGLIGVVQATETIKLLLGIGTPLVGRLLLYDALAMSFRTIALKRNRDCPVCGEKPTIRKLIDYEHFCSGGHATMTGIEEITVDELAERLREGGDFVLVDCRNPEEHAQARIDGAMLIPLGTLPERLSELESYRDKTVIVHCAKGGRSARACQILKQAGFARPINVRGGISEWIARGYPVER